The Mangrovibacillus cuniculi sequence GTTCCTGACTACAGTAGTAACTTTTATACAGAAAACACTCGTGCTGCGTACAGTTTGGACGTAATTCCTAACCGAGTACCAACAAGCTATGCTGGTCATCCAAACACAATTATTTTCTTAACTGCAGATGCTTTTGGTGTGTTACCTCCAATCAGTCGTCTTACAAAGGAGCAGGCAATGTTCCACTTCTTAAGTGGCTACACTTCCAAATTAGCTGGCACTGAACGCGGAGTAACACAGCCAAGAGCAACTTTCTCTACATGCTTCGGTTCTCCATTCCTTCCGCTTCCAGCTACAGAGTATGCGAAATTACTTGGAGAAAAACTAGACCAACACGACGTAAAAGTATATTTAATTAACACTGGTTGGTCCGGTGGAGCGTATGGAGTTGGAAATCGTATCTCTCTAAAATATACACGAATGATGATTCGTGCAGTGATAGAAGGAGAATTAGAAGGTGTGGAAACTACGGTGGATCCGATTTTCCAAGTATCTGTACCTACACATGTTCCAGGGGTTCCAGACCATGTTCTTCAACCAAAGAAAACATGGGAAAATGGAGAGGAATATGACATTGCAGCACATCAATTAGCAAAGTCTTTCCATCTAAATTTCAAGAAATTCTCTCATGAGTTACCAGACTTAGCTAGACTTGGTGGACCGGTAGACGAACTATAAAGGACTCTTGTATGGTCAAACCATATCACTTGGCTAACGATGAATTGTTACTGGTCACGTAACAACTAAAAACCGCCAACAACCCTATTTTTGGAGTTGTTGGCGATTTTTTTAATCAATTAGTAGAATTCAATGCTTTCAACTCATATTGAATTGTTGTAGCATCCTCTTCCCATGTTTGACGGACTACAACTCCTACTCCAGCTACTTCTCCCTCTTTCGTACGTTTTACTTCGA is a genomic window containing:
- a CDS encoding DUF2584 family protein, whose protein sequence is MGMPVEFQTMIVTKGKEVRQEGNLFELTKDGYRIYPLNIPIEVKRTKEGEVAGVGVVVRQTWEEDATTIQYELKALNSTN